The Cyclobacterium amurskyense genome contains the following window.
CCCATGTACGTTGTACTGCAGTTTGTCTTTGAATTTAGTATCCGGAACCATATGGTAAAGGTACCTATGGAGAAGGTATTCCACCAATGTGAAAGTGAAATAACCCCCAAGAAAAAGTGCTAAAGCTAATGTAAATGAGATAGAGGTTGTTGAAATACCAATATAGAAAGCGTATAAGCCAACCCCTAAAAATAAGGCGATTGGTATACTGATATGCGTTCTGCTCAAGCGTTCCAAAACTGGGTTGGTGAACATTTGGGCTGTTCCGCTATTGTCGGGCCGGTCCAATCTTCCAATTTTTTTCATTTCATGGTTGTGGTTTTATCCAACATCTTATTCAATTATTATGCCTACTTTATTGAAAAGTAAGGCAATTTAATGCTATTTGTATTCTAACGTTACTATTGAGGTAAGTAGTTTCATTTTTAGCAGTTAATTAAAACTGATTTTTATCATTATTTTAGAGCTACTTGCATTTTTTCTATGGTTTTTTGGTAAAAAGCTTCATAAAGTGGAAGGATAGCCGAAACATCAAATAATTTTGCACGTGCCAATGCGTTTTTCTTGAAATTTGATAAATTTTCGTCAGCAAGGATAAATTTTGCTTTGGCTGTCATTGTTTCAATGTCACCTACTTCACATAAGAAGCCAGTTTCGCCTTCGATATTTAACTCGGGAATTCCGCCTACATTACTTGTTAAAAGAGGGACCTCACAGGCCATGGCTTCCAAAGCTGCCAAACCAAAGCTTTCTTTTTCGGAAGGCATTAGAAATAGATCTGCTACTGACAATACTTCTTCAACAGCCTCGAGTTTTCCTAGAAAACGAACATCCTCACAAGTTCCTAATTCTCTACAAAGCCTTTCCATCTTGTCTCTTTCAGGTCCATCACCTACAAGTAATAGCTTTGAGGGAATGGATTTTCTCACCTCGTAAAAGACTTTAATTACATCCTGAACACGTTTTACTTTCCTGAAATTGGACGTATGAACCATCAATTTTTCATCATTAGGGCAGATGGCTTTTTTAAAGTGATCTTTTTTCTGTCTCTTAAATCTAGAAAGGTCAATGAAATTGGGGATGACTTCAATGTGGTTGTCCACATCAAAATGCATATGCGTGGCCTTTTTAAGGTCTTCAGAAACTGCCGTAACTCCATCAGATTCGTTGATGCTAAAAGTGACCACGGGCTCATAACTGGGGTCTTTACCTACCAGGGTTATGTCTGTGCCATGAAGGGTAGTGACCACGGGGATGGTTATACCCTGCCTTTTTAATATCTGTTTTGCCATATAGGCAGCAGAAGCATGCGGTATGGCATAATGAACATGTAAAAGGTCCAAATCTTCATACTTGACCACATTCACCATTTTACTCGCTAATGCAAGTTCATATGGGGCATGCTCAAAAAGAGGATAGCTTTTAATGTCTACTTCGTGGTAATATAAATTCTCACTAAAAAAATCCAGCCGTGTAGGTTGGCTGTAGGTTATAAAATGAATTTGATGACCTTTTGCAGCAAGGGCTTTACCCAATTCAGTGGCAACTACACCACTACCACCAAAGGTGGGGTAACATACTATCCCAATTTTCATTTTAAATTTATTTGATGAGATTTTATTGTAAGTATCTTAAACACTACACAAGTACTGTTTTGTTCATTTATCTGCCAAAAGAAATCTATTTTCTATAGATTGATAGATGATGTCCTGAATGTCAGAACGAA
Protein-coding sequences here:
- the bshA gene encoding N-acetyl-alpha-D-glucosaminyl L-malate synthase BshA → MKIGIVCYPTFGGSGVVATELGKALAAKGHQIHFITYSQPTRLDFFSENLYYHEVDIKSYPLFEHAPYELALASKMVNVVKYEDLDLLHVHYAIPHASAAYMAKQILKRQGITIPVVTTLHGTDITLVGKDPSYEPVVTFSINESDGVTAVSEDLKKATHMHFDVDNHIEVIPNFIDLSRFKRQKKDHFKKAICPNDEKLMVHTSNFRKVKRVQDVIKVFYEVRKSIPSKLLLVGDGPERDKMERLCRELGTCEDVRFLGKLEAVEEVLSVADLFLMPSEKESFGLAALEAMACEVPLLTSNVGGIPELNIEGETGFLCEVGDIETMTAKAKFILADENLSNFKKNALARAKLFDVSAILPLYEAFYQKTIEKMQVALK